A single genomic interval of Falsibacillus albus harbors:
- a CDS encoding GNAT family N-acetyltransferase produces MKNERIVLEGQYVELLPMEYEYLENLVQAGLDEQIWTYMPTKAANKDKMKMLVTQAMSNRETGVEYPFVIKSKEHDRIIGSTRFLDISLPNKNLEIGWTWLNPSVWRSAVNTECKLLLMEYCFETLGLNRVMLKTDSRNNRSRTAILRLGAKEEGTMRMHRVLEDGYIRDTVMFSVIKPEWPGVKERLIHYLKKA; encoded by the coding sequence ATGAAGAATGAACGCATTGTGTTGGAGGGCCAGTATGTCGAACTGCTGCCGATGGAATATGAATATTTGGAGAATTTGGTTCAAGCGGGATTGGATGAACAAATATGGACGTATATGCCGACAAAGGCAGCAAACAAAGATAAAATGAAGATGCTTGTGACGCAAGCTATGAGCAACAGGGAAACCGGGGTGGAATACCCTTTTGTAATCAAAAGCAAGGAACATGACCGGATTATCGGCAGTACAAGATTTCTGGACATCTCGCTTCCGAACAAAAATCTCGAGATAGGCTGGACGTGGCTCAATCCGTCTGTGTGGCGGTCAGCGGTCAATACGGAATGTAAATTATTGTTGATGGAGTACTGCTTTGAAACACTCGGCCTTAATCGCGTCATGCTAAAAACTGACTCAAGGAACAACCGCTCTAGGACGGCAATTTTAAGACTCGGCGCCAAGGAAGAAGGAACGATGAGGATGCACCGCGTATTGGAGGATGGCTACATCCGCGACACGGTCATGTTCAGCGTGATCAAACCGGAATGGCCGGGAGTGAAGGAAAGATTGATCCATTACTTGAAGAAGGCATAA
- a CDS encoding GNAT family N-acetyltransferase — protein MIKRLDIKNQKTAEQIRELQQAAYQVEARLIDFSDLPPLVETVNDIMALDEIFFGFIVDGKWIAGALSFELEEDESATICRMMVHPDAHRKGIAGKLLEEFFKETSFCTKWQVTTGAANEPAKRLYAKHGFYEDRQFEVVPGLMISSFVKENTR, from the coding sequence ATGATCAAACGTTTGGATATAAAAAATCAAAAGACAGCAGAACAAATTCGAGAACTGCAGCAGGCTGCCTATCAAGTGGAAGCAAGGCTGATCGACTTTTCCGATTTGCCTCCCTTGGTGGAAACCGTGAATGACATCATGGCGCTCGATGAAATATTCTTCGGATTCATCGTGGATGGCAAATGGATCGCGGGAGCTCTCTCCTTTGAATTGGAAGAGGACGAATCGGCGACCATCTGCCGGATGATGGTCCACCCGGATGCCCATAGGAAAGGAATTGCGGGAAAACTATTAGAAGAATTTTTTAAAGAAACGTCCTTTTGTACGAAGTGGCAGGTAACCACCGGTGCCGCAAACGAGCCTGCCAAAAGGTTGTACGCAAAGCATGGATTTTATGAAGATCGACAATTTGAAGTCGTCCCAGGTTTGATGATCAGCTCTTTTGTGAAGGAAAATACCAGATAA
- a CDS encoding PrkA family serine protein kinase, producing the protein MDILKKLEYYREEEEKLKWEGTFAAYLEMVKEKPWVAQSAHSRVYNMIKDAGVEEVNGKRRYNFFNSQLFGLEEALEKLVEEYFHPAAKRLDVRKRILLLMGPVSGGKSTLVAMLKRGLEAYARSDRGSVFAIKGCPMHEDPLHLIPHHLRDEFYEEYGIRVEGNLSPLNMMRLEQEYSGRIEDVLVERIFFSEDKRVGIGTFSPSDPKSQDIADLTGSIDFSTIAEFGSESDPRAYRFDGELNKANRGLMEFQEMLKCDEKFLWHLLSLTQEGNFKAGRFALISADEMIVAHTNETEYRSFISNKKNEALHSRIIVMPVPYNLKVSQEEKIYEKMINESDVADVHIAPHTLKVAAMFSIMTRLKDPKRGDIDLIKKMRLYDGESVEGFNSADVDELKKEYQDEGMSGIDPRYVINRISSTIIRKEISSINALDVLRSLKEGLDQHPSITQELREKYLNYISLARKEYDDIAKKEVQKAFVYSYEESAKTLMDNYLDNVEAYCNKAKLRDQLTGEEINPDEKLMRSIEEQIGISENAKKAFREEILIRISAYARKGKRFDYNSHDRLREAIQKKLFADLKDVVKITTSTKTPDEQQLKKINEVVARLIDEHGYNSSSANELLRYVGSLLNR; encoded by the coding sequence ATGGATATTTTAAAAAAGCTGGAGTACTACCGAGAAGAAGAAGAAAAGTTAAAATGGGAAGGAACATTTGCAGCCTACTTAGAGATGGTTAAAGAGAAGCCATGGGTGGCGCAGTCGGCACATTCAAGGGTTTACAATATGATCAAAGACGCCGGTGTGGAAGAGGTAAATGGAAAGAGACGGTATAATTTTTTTAATTCACAGTTATTCGGACTTGAAGAAGCATTGGAAAAACTTGTTGAGGAATATTTCCATCCTGCTGCCAAACGATTGGATGTCCGCAAGCGTATTTTGTTATTAATGGGACCTGTAAGTGGAGGGAAGTCGACTCTTGTAGCCATGTTGAAAAGAGGGTTGGAGGCATACGCAAGATCGGACAGAGGCTCTGTTTTTGCCATAAAAGGATGTCCGATGCATGAAGATCCGCTGCATTTGATCCCGCACCATCTCCGCGATGAATTTTATGAAGAATATGGAATCCGCGTGGAAGGTAATCTATCCCCGTTGAACATGATGAGGCTTGAGCAGGAGTACAGCGGGCGAATTGAAGATGTATTGGTGGAACGAATCTTTTTCTCTGAAGATAAACGGGTGGGGATTGGCACATTCAGTCCATCAGATCCGAAGTCGCAGGATATTGCCGATTTGACGGGAAGCATCGATTTCTCGACTATTGCTGAATTCGGTTCTGAATCAGATCCGCGCGCCTACCGGTTCGATGGTGAATTAAATAAAGCCAATCGAGGCTTGATGGAATTCCAGGAAATGCTGAAATGCGATGAGAAATTCTTATGGCACTTGCTTTCGCTGACACAGGAAGGAAATTTCAAAGCAGGCAGATTCGCACTCATTTCTGCCGATGAAATGATCGTTGCCCATACGAATGAAACAGAGTATCGTTCCTTCATTTCGAATAAAAAGAATGAAGCGCTCCATTCCAGGATCATCGTCATGCCGGTTCCATATAATCTAAAGGTATCACAGGAAGAAAAGATCTATGAAAAAATGATCAATGAATCAGACGTGGCGGATGTCCATATTGCACCGCATACACTGAAGGTTGCGGCGATGTTTTCCATCATGACCCGCCTGAAAGATCCGAAGCGCGGAGACATCGATTTGATCAAGAAAATGCGCCTCTATGATGGTGAAAGTGTGGAAGGGTTCAACTCGGCTGATGTTGATGAGCTGAAAAAGGAATACCAGGACGAAGGAATGAGTGGAATCGACCCGCGGTATGTCATCAATAGGATTTCGTCCACAATCATTCGCAAGGAAATTTCGTCGATCAATGCCTTGGATGTCCTCCGCTCCTTGAAGGAGGGACTGGATCAGCATCCATCGATCACGCAGGAGCTGAGGGAAAAATACTTGAATTACATCTCATTGGCAAGGAAGGAATATGATGACATCGCCAAGAAGGAAGTTCAAAAAGCATTTGTCTACTCTTATGAGGAGTCTGCGAAAACGCTTATGGATAACTACCTCGATAACGTGGAAGCTTATTGCAATAAGGCGAAGCTTCGCGACCAATTGACTGGTGAGGAAATCAATCCGGATGAAAAATTAATGAGGTCGATCGAAGAGCAAATTGGCATTTCCGAAAATGCGAAAAAGGCATTCCGCGAAGAAATTTTGATTCGGATCTCTGCCTATGCGCGTAAAGGGAAGCGATTTGACTACAACTCGCATGACCGCCTGAGAGAAGCCATTCAGAAGAAGTTGTTTGCTGACTTGAAAGACGTCGTCAAAATTACAACTTCCACAAAAACACCTGATGAGCAGCAGCTCAAGAAAATCAATGAAGTCGTTGCCCGCTTGATCGATGAGCACGGATACAACTCTTCATCTGCCAACGAATTGCTTCGCTACGTCGGAAGCTTGCTGAATCGTTAG
- the nfsA gene encoding oxygen-insensitive NADPH nitroreductase, with translation MNTTIETLLAHHSVRKFKDQPLTREQVETIIKSAQAASTSSYIQAYTIIGVTDPVKKEKLAELAGNQSYVVHNGHFLVFCADLHRHELLAEKHQADIADSIESTEKFMVSLIDAALAAQNAAVAAESMGLGICYIGGIRNDLNGVQELLNTPSRVIPLFGMAIGYPDQDTDVKPRLPLEHIYHENTYEQDEEKYMKQMTDYDEVISKYYHKRTGGLRTDTWTGQMAKMLSAKRRMYMKDFVQGKGFDLK, from the coding sequence ATGAATACAACAATTGAAACGCTCCTGGCCCATCATTCAGTTAGGAAATTCAAGGATCAACCATTGACGAGGGAACAGGTGGAGACGATCATCAAAAGCGCCCAAGCAGCATCGACTTCAAGTTATATCCAGGCATATACAATCATCGGTGTGACCGATCCAGTGAAAAAAGAAAAACTGGCCGAGCTTGCGGGGAACCAATCTTATGTAGTACATAACGGCCATTTTCTTGTGTTTTGCGCAGATCTTCATCGCCACGAGCTGCTTGCGGAAAAACATCAGGCGGATATCGCAGATTCCATTGAGAGCACCGAGAAATTCATGGTATCACTTATCGACGCTGCCTTGGCTGCCCAAAATGCAGCGGTCGCAGCGGAGTCGATGGGATTGGGGATATGCTATATCGGCGGCATCCGCAACGACTTGAATGGAGTCCAGGAATTACTGAACACGCCATCAAGGGTCATTCCACTGTTTGGCATGGCAATCGGGTATCCTGATCAGGATACCGATGTGAAGCCGAGATTGCCGCTTGAGCATATTTATCATGAAAACACATATGAGCAAGATGAAGAAAAATATATGAAGCAAATGACCGACTATGATGAGGTCATCTCCAAATACTACCACAAGCGTACCGGGGGCCTGAGAACTGATACTTGGACCGGTCAAATGGCCAAAATGCTCTCTGCGAAAAGAAGGATGTATATGAAAGATTTCGTACAGGGGAAAGGATTCGACTTAAAATAA
- the trmL gene encoding tRNA (uridine(34)/cytosine(34)/5-carboxymethylaminomethyluridine(34)-2'-O)-methyltransferase TrmL, with protein MGIHVVLYQPEIPANTGNIARTCAATDTTLHLIRPLGFSTDDKMLKRAGLDYWQFVNIVYHDSLEDFFKANEGGEFFYLTKFGSKPHTTFDYSQLEKDYFFIFGKETTGLPKDLLAENKDRALRIPMNDNVRSLNLSNTAAILVYEALRQQDYPTLK; from the coding sequence ATGGGTATACATGTTGTACTATATCAACCAGAAATTCCTGCAAATACAGGTAATATCGCACGTACATGTGCGGCTACCGATACAACGCTCCATTTGATCCGTCCGCTTGGTTTTTCAACGGATGATAAAATGCTTAAGCGTGCGGGCTTGGATTATTGGCAATTCGTGAATATCGTCTACCATGATTCCTTGGAAGACTTCTTTAAGGCAAATGAAGGCGGCGAATTCTTCTACTTGACGAAATTCGGCTCAAAGCCACATACTACGTTTGACTACAGTCAGCTTGAAAAGGATTATTTCTTTATTTTTGGTAAAGAAACGACAGGCCTTCCGAAAGACTTATTGGCTGAAAATAAGGATCGTGCCCTGCGCATCCCGATGAATGACAACGTCCGGTCGCTCAATCTATCGAACACAGCGGCCATCCTTGTGTATGAGGCGCTTCGCCAGCAGGATTATCCTACATTGAAATAA
- a CDS encoding amidase domain-containing protein, producing the protein MKDQIQRLLQDRVNQSIKELNESSCPKVERKKESLERRQAEIIKTSATGRIRLMEEEGENTFIYYDVHMQYLLKQRGLIYIEEEVEHRRSAFYQNVLIGDDEQPIPVQQNADIYPSMEDEVEYRSAYQYDRLKAAQYAERWWNSYNPAFKTFEVDCTNFISQCLHAGGAPMRGYPGRGSGWWMQNNNWSYSWTVANSLKWYLSSSRSGLRARQVNDPQELKIGDVICYDFQGDGRFDHNTIVTGKDADGMPLVNAHTYNSRMRYWAYEDSSAYTPNIKYRFFTIVDDQ; encoded by the coding sequence ATGAAAGATCAAATACAAAGGCTGCTGCAGGACCGGGTCAACCAAAGCATAAAGGAATTGAATGAATCCTCCTGTCCAAAGGTGGAGAGAAAAAAGGAATCATTGGAGAGACGGCAGGCGGAAATCATCAAGACGTCTGCAACCGGCAGGATCAGGCTGATGGAAGAGGAAGGGGAAAATACCTTCATATATTATGACGTTCATATGCAATATCTGCTCAAGCAGCGGGGGCTTATTTATATAGAAGAAGAAGTGGAGCATCGCCGGTCAGCCTTTTATCAAAATGTTTTGATTGGGGATGATGAGCAGCCGATTCCTGTGCAGCAGAATGCTGATATTTATCCAAGCATGGAGGATGAAGTAGAATATCGGAGTGCCTATCAATACGATCGTCTGAAAGCGGCGCAGTATGCTGAGCGTTGGTGGAACAGCTATAATCCTGCCTTTAAAACATTTGAGGTCGACTGCACCAATTTCATTTCCCAATGCCTCCATGCCGGAGGGGCACCGATGCGCGGCTATCCAGGAAGGGGAAGCGGCTGGTGGATGCAGAACAATAATTGGAGCTACAGCTGGACAGTGGCCAATTCGCTGAAGTGGTACCTTTCCTCGAGTAGGAGCGGACTTCGGGCAAGGCAGGTGAATGATCCTCAAGAACTGAAGATTGGGGACGTAATTTGCTATGACTTTCAGGGTGACGGACGCTTTGATCATAATACGATCGTCACCGGGAAGGATGCAGACGGTATGCCCCTTGTGAATGCACATACGTACAACAGTCGGATGAGATACTGGGCCTACGAGGATTCCAGTGCTTACACTCCGAATATTAAGTACCGATTTTTTACCATCGTGGATGATCAGTAG
- the queG gene encoding tRNA epoxyqueuosine(34) reductase QueG, producing the protein MDFKKLKEEIIQYSRRIGIDKIGFTTASTFDEMKNRLVRQESLGYQSGFEEKDIEKRVDPSLIFDEPRSIISIALAYPSKMKDAPQSKKGERRGIFCRASWGTDYHDLLKEKLSLLEDYIKEKVPEAMFKSMVDTGELVDRAVAERAGIGWSGKNCAIITPEFGSYVYLGEMITNLPFEPDKPMEDQCGTCNKCVDVCPTGALVEGGQLDAQRCIAFLTQTKGFLPDQFRTKIGNRLYGCDTCQTVCPENKGKDFHLHERMEPDPEIAKPLLKPLLSISNKEFKQNYGHVSGSWRGKKPIQRNALLALAHFKDETAIPDIISVMERDVRPVIRGTAAWALGRIGGEDAIEALKKARNKEEDQEVIEEIEKGLSFFTEGRS; encoded by the coding sequence ATGGATTTCAAAAAACTGAAAGAAGAGATCATTCAATACAGCCGAAGGATCGGCATTGATAAGATAGGTTTTACGACTGCGTCCACATTTGATGAAATGAAAAATCGGTTGGTGCGCCAGGAATCGCTCGGCTATCAATCGGGTTTCGAGGAAAAGGATATCGAAAAAAGGGTGGATCCTTCCTTGATTTTTGATGAACCGCGATCGATCATTTCCATTGCCCTTGCCTATCCGTCGAAAATGAAGGATGCCCCTCAAAGCAAGAAAGGGGAGCGGCGCGGGATTTTTTGCCGGGCTTCTTGGGGGACGGACTATCATGATCTTTTAAAAGAAAAGCTTTCTTTATTAGAGGATTATATAAAAGAGAAGGTTCCAGAGGCCATGTTCAAGTCGATGGTCGATACGGGCGAATTGGTCGACCGTGCTGTCGCCGAACGGGCAGGCATCGGCTGGAGCGGAAAAAATTGTGCGATCATTACACCTGAATTCGGATCGTATGTCTACTTAGGGGAAATGATCACCAACCTTCCATTTGAACCGGACAAGCCGATGGAGGATCAATGCGGGACGTGCAACAAGTGCGTCGATGTATGTCCTACAGGGGCATTGGTGGAAGGCGGGCAGCTGGATGCCCAGCGCTGTATTGCCTTTTTGACCCAGACAAAAGGATTCCTGCCGGATCAGTTCCGGACGAAAATCGGCAACCGTCTATATGGCTGTGACACGTGCCAAACGGTTTGTCCCGAGAATAAAGGGAAGGACTTTCATCTTCATGAGCGGATGGAGCCGGATCCCGAAATTGCCAAGCCTCTGCTTAAGCCGCTTCTTTCAATCAGCAACAAGGAGTTCAAACAGAATTACGGCCATGTATCCGGATCGTGGAGAGGGAAAAAGCCGATTCAGCGAAATGCGCTGCTTGCTTTGGCTCATTTTAAAGATGAAACCGCCATTCCTGATATCATCTCGGTGATGGAAAGGGATGTCCGTCCTGTCATACGAGGGACGGCTGCTTGGGCATTGGGAAGGATCGGCGGCGAGGATGCGATTGAAGCGCTGAAGAAGGCTCGGAATAAGGAAGAAGATCAAGAAGTCATCGAGGAAATCGAAAAAGGATTATCCTTTTTTACAGAGGGCCGATCGTGA
- a CDS encoding B3/B4 domain-containing protein — translation MEIKLDSSLCAAIPGFKAGIIHYKGIEVGDSPQMLRGRLQLFQESIYFDLEDQSVTERPGIQEWRQIFKAVGKDPNRYRHAAEALFRRIKKQNYLQPINSAIDLNNFFSLQYEVPIGLYDLDKLSGDIVIRIGASGEEYEGLNGRSNSLENLIISADDNGGFGSPFVDSTKANVIPGTTSALQIIYLRPSLPLDECNALTESLMNMFTQINGGEANFQVLGC, via the coding sequence TTGGAAATCAAACTAGATTCATCCTTGTGCGCTGCGATACCCGGATTTAAAGCTGGCATCATTCATTATAAAGGGATTGAAGTCGGCGACTCCCCGCAGATGCTCCGGGGCAGGCTCCAGCTATTTCAAGAGTCGATTTACTTTGACCTGGAGGATCAGTCCGTCACTGAACGCCCCGGCATCCAAGAATGGCGGCAAATCTTCAAAGCAGTCGGCAAAGACCCGAACCGCTACCGCCATGCAGCAGAGGCGCTGTTCAGAAGGATCAAAAAGCAGAACTACCTGCAGCCGATCAACTCGGCAATCGATTTGAACAATTTTTTCTCCCTGCAGTATGAAGTCCCGATTGGCCTCTATGATCTGGACAAACTATCCGGCGACATCGTAATTCGCATCGGCGCATCGGGAGAGGAATATGAAGGATTGAATGGCAGAAGCAACTCCTTGGAAAATTTGATCATTTCAGCTGATGACAATGGCGGGTTCGGAAGCCCATTTGTCGACTCGACCAAAGCAAACGTGATCCCAGGCACAACTAGCGCCCTGCAAATCATTTATTTGCGGCCTTCACTGCCATTGGATGAATGCAATGCACTGACAGAATCACTCATGAACATGTTCACCCAGATCAACGGCGGGGAAGCAAATTTTCAAGTCCTAGGCTGCTAG
- a CDS encoding DUF6241 domain-containing protein — protein MKRKFVLIGLMILLGVGAFLGYYLVIRGSTEPQVDTRDEAGAQTNRVEGVKDEVDLDSRSKEGEVLDIMNQMTHQKIKASDKWGAVEMTDEHIQQVKEVVEKSDFKHRDLLLSILNKWSAGDFSTVDEDHNKVWLLQHGNIGRAYGILSKEQEQQFIENNFEK, from the coding sequence ATGAAGCGTAAGTTTGTGCTGATTGGATTGATGATCCTCTTGGGGGTTGGAGCATTTTTGGGTTATTATTTGGTGATCCGCGGCAGTACCGAGCCTCAAGTTGATACGCGGGATGAGGCGGGGGCACAGACGAACCGGGTTGAAGGTGTAAAGGATGAGGTCGATTTGGATTCACGGTCCAAAGAGGGTGAGGTCCTGGATATCATGAATCAGATGACGCATCAGAAGATCAAGGCAAGTGATAAATGGGGTGCGGTCGAGATGACGGATGAGCATATCCAGCAAGTGAAGGAAGTAGTTGAAAAGAGTGATTTCAAGCATAGGGATCTCTTGCTGTCTATTCTTAACAAATGGAGCGCAGGGGATTTTTCAACAGTGGATGAGGATCACAATAAGGTTTGGCTTCTCCAGCATGGAAATATAGGGAGAGCTTACGGGATTTTGTCCAAAGAGCAGGAGCAGCAGTTCATTGAAAATAATTTTGAAAAATAA